A part of Phoenix dactylifera cultivar Barhee BC4 chromosome 2, palm_55x_up_171113_PBpolish2nd_filt_p, whole genome shotgun sequence genomic DNA contains:
- the LOC103708389 gene encoding phosphoenolpyruvate carboxykinase (ATP) 1-like, whose translation MTENGDFSFAMDANAVARNGLPRIQTHGSGKKKPDNGICHDDSGPPVKAQTIDELHSLQKKRSTPTTPIKDGQGGTAFAILSEEERHKLQLQSISASLASLTRETGPKVVKGDPARKAETPKVGAEHHHYFTPTISISDSALKFTHVLYNLSPAELYEQAIKYEKGSFITSAGALATLSGAKTGRSPRDKRVVKDETTAEELWWGKGSPNIEMDEHTFLVNRERAVDYLNSLEKIFVNDQFLNWDPENRIKVRIVSARAYHSLFMHNMCIRPTPEELENFGTPDFTIYNAGQFPCNRYTHYMTSSTSVDLNLARREMVILGTQYAGEMKKGLFSVMHYLMPKRQILSLHSGCNVGRDGDVALFFGLSGTGKTTLSTDHNRLLVGDDEHCWGDTGVSNIEGGCYAKCIDLSKEKEPDIWNAIKFGTVLENVVFDEHTREVDYSDKSVTENTRASYPIEYIPNAKIPCVGPHPKNVILLACDAFGVLPPVSKLSLAQTMYHFISGYTALVAGTEDGIKEPQATFSACFGAAFVMLHPTRYAAMLAEKMQKYGATGWLVNTGWSGGRYGVGSRIKLAYTRKIIDAIHSGSLLTASYKKTEVFGLEIPTEVEGVPSEILDPMNTWVDKAAYKETLLKLAGLFKKNFEVFANYRIGKDSKLTEEILHAGPNF comes from the exons ATGACGGAGAACGGGGATTTCAGCTTCGCCATGGACGCCAACGCGGTGGCCCGCAACGGGTTGCCTCGGATCCAGACCCACGGCAGCGGCAAGAAGAAGCCGGATAACGGGATCTGCCACGACGACAGCGGGCCGCCGGTGAAGGCCCAGACCATCGACGAGCTCCACTCGCTCCAGAAGAAGAGGTCCACCCCCACCACCCCCATCAAGGATGGCCAAGGTGGCACCGCCTTTGCCATCCTCTCCGAGGAGGAACGCCACAAGCTCCAGCTCCAATCCATCAG TGCGTCGCTGGCGTCGCTGACACGGGAGACAGGACCGAAGGTGGTGAAAGGCGACCCGGCGAGGAAGGCAGAGACACCCAAGGTGGGGGCGGAGCACCACCACTACTTCACCCCCACCATCAGCATCAGTGACAGCGCCCTCAAGTTCACCCACGTGCTCTACAACCTTTCCCCCGCCG AGCTATATGAACAAGCCATTAAGTACGAGAAGGGATCATTTATAACGTCGGCAGGGGCCTTGGCCACCTTGTCCGGTGCGAAGACAGGTCGATCTCCAAGGGACAAACGGGTCGTCAAGGATGAGACCACCGCAGAGGAGCTCTGGTGGGGAAA GGGCTCACCGAACATTGAGATGGATGAACACACGTTCCTGGTGAACAGGGAGAGGGCTGTCGATTACCTGAATTCTCTGGAAAAG ATCTTCGTCAACGATCAATTCCTGAACTGGGACCCGGAGAATCGGATCAAAGTCCGGATCGTCTCGGCGAGGGCCTACCATTCCCTATTCATGCATAACAT GTGCATCCGGCCCACGCCTGAAGAACTGGAGAATTTCGGTACTCCGGACTTCACGATATACAATGCTGGACAATTTCCATGTAATCGTTACACGCATTACATGACATCCTCCACTAGCGTAGATCTAAACCTCGCTAGGAGGGAAATGGTCATCCTCGGCACGCAGTATGCTGGGGAGATGAAGAAGGGTCTGTTCAGTGTGATGCACTATCTCATGCCTAAGAGACAAATCCTCTCCCTGCATTCTGGCTGCAATGTGGGCAGAGATGGTGACGTTGCCCTCTTCTTTGGACTGTCAG GCACTGGGAAGACGACTCTGTCCACCGATCATAACAGGCTGCTCGTCGGAGATGACGAGCACTGCTGGGGCGATACCGGTGTTTCGAACATCGAGGGTGGCTGTTATGCGAAGTGCATCGATctatcgaaggagaaggagcccGACATCTGGAACGCCATCAAGTTTGGAACTG TGCTGGAGAATGTGGTATTCGACGAGCACACGCGGGAGGTGGACTATTCGGATAAATCTGTTACTG AAAATACTCGTGCTTCCTATCCGATCGAATACATCCCCAATGCAAAGATCCCGTGCGTTGGGCCGCACCCTAAAAATGTTATCCTCTTGGCATGCGATGCTTTTGGCGTGCTCCCACCTGTGAGCAAGTTGAGCCTTGCTCAGACCATGTATCATTTCATCAGTGGCTACACTGCACTG gtGGCTGGCACGGAAGATGGCATCAAAGAGCCGCAGGCAACATTCTCTGCTTGCTTTGGAGCAGCATTCGTGATGCTCCATCCCACTAGGTATGCAGCAATGCTGGCCGAGAAGATGCAGAAGTATGGCGCCACTGGTTGGCTTGTCAACACCGGCTGGTCGGGTGGAAG GTATGGTGTTGGGAGTCGCATCAAGCTGGCTTACACTCGGAAGATCATTGATGCCATACACTCTGGTAGCCTCCTGACCGCCAGTTACAAGAAGACGGAGGTGTTTGGGCTGGAGATACCGACCGAAGTCGAAGGCGTGCCGTCCGAGATCCTGGACCCGATGAACACT TGGGTGGACAAGGCAGCCTACAAGGAGACTCTGCTGAAGCTGGCTGGTCTGTTCAAGAAGAACTTTGAGGTGTTTGCGAACTACAGGATTGGAAAGGACAGCAAGCTGACCGAGGAGATCCTTCATGCTGGCCCGAACTTCTGA
- the LOC103708390 gene encoding glutamyl-tRNA reductase 2-like, giving the protein MAVVSGSVASLLGPKAAPSLRRKSSNAPFSALPGFRVVPRPPVCVGNPRGRVRGSPRCEATVDLVEARTASRASSASALEQFKISADRYMKERSSIAVIGLSVHTAPVEMREKLAVPEAQWPRAIEELCSLNHVEEAAVLSTCNRMEIYVVVLSWHRGIREVTEWMAKTSGIPVSELRQHLFMLRDSDATGHLFEVSAGLDSLVLGEGQILAQVKQVVRVGQGSRGLGKNIDRMFKDAITAGKRVRSETNISSGAVSVSSAAVELALMKLPKSYLPSARMLVIGAGKMGKLVIKHLVAKGFQRIMVVNRSVEKVDAIREEMKDVEIIFRPFTDMLPSAAEADVVFTSTASETPLFLKEHVEGLPPVSDAIGAVRLFIDISVPRNVASCVSDLEYARVYNVDDLKSVVEANKEDRLRKAMEARAIITQELKRFEAWRDSLETVPTIKKLRSYADRIKASELEKCLQKIGDDALTKKMRRAIEELSSGIVNKLLHGPLQHLRCDGSDSRTLDETLENMHALNRMFSLDTEKAIMEQKIKAKVEKTRS; this is encoded by the exons ATGGCGGTCGTGAGCGGTTCTGTGGCCTCCCTTCTGGGGCCGAAGGCAGCGCCTTCCCTTCGTCGGAAGAGCTCGAATGCCCCGTTCTCTGCCTTGCCCGGGTTCCGGGTCGTCCCGAGACCTCCGGTCTGTGTCGGCAACCCTAGGGGGAGGGTTCGGGGGAGCCCCCGGTGCGAGGCCACGGTGGATCTGGTGGAAGCGAGGACAGCATCCCGGGCGTCCAGCGCCTCGGCTCTCGAGCAATTCAAGATCTCCGCTGACC GATATATGAAGGAGAGAAGCAGCATAGCTGTTATAGGTCTTAGTGTTCACACAGCTCCAGTCGAAATGCGTGAAAAACTTGCTGTTCCAGAGGCTCAATGGCCTCGTGCTATCGAAGAGCTTTGCAGTTTGAATCATGTAGAAGAAGCTGCTGTTCTCAGTACCTGCAACAGAATGGAAATATATGTGGTGGTTTTGTCTTGGCATCGAGGAATCAGAGAAGTGACAGAGTGGATGGCTAAG ACTAGTGGAATTCCTGTTTCAGAGCTCCGACAGCATCTATTTATGCTTCGTGACAGTGATGCTACTGGGCATTTGTTTGAAGTATCAGCTGGGCTTGACTCCCTTGTCCTGGGAGAAGGACAGATCCTTGCACAAGTTAAACAAGTTGTTAGAGTTGGGCAAGGTAGCAGAGGATTGGGGAAGAACATTGACAGGATGTTCAAGGATGCAATCACTGCTGGAAAGCGTGTTCGTAGTGAGACTAACATATCCTCTGGCGCAGTTTCTGTCAGCTCAGCTGCAGTGGAGTTAGCGCTGATGAAGCTTCCGAAGTCCTACTTGCCATCTGCCAGGATGCTGGTTATTGGAGCTGGCAAGATGGGGAAACTTGTGATCAAACATCTTGTTGCAAAGGGATTCCAAAGGATCATGGTTGTAAATCGGTCTGTGGAAAAGGTTGATGCTATACGTGAGGAAATGAAGGATGTTGAAATAATCTTCAGACCTTTCACTGACATGCTACCCTCTGCTGCTGAAGCTGATGTGGTGTTCACGAGCACAGCATCCGAGACaccattatttttaaaagaacatGTTGAAGGCCTGCCTCCTGTGAGCGACGCTATTGGGGCTGTGAGGCTTTTCATTGATATCTCTGTTCCTAGGAATGTCGCATCCTGTGTTTCAGATCTTGAATATGCACGAGTGTATAATGTCGACGACCTTAAGTCAGTCGTGGAAGCCAACAAGGAAGATCGGCTAAGGAAAGCAATGGAAGCTCGAGCAATCATCACTCAAGAATTAAAGCGGTTTGAGGCATGGAGGGACTCTCTGGAGACTGTCCCTACTATCAAAAAATTAAGGTCCTATGCTGATAGAATCAAGGCTTCGGAGCTTGAGAAGTGTTTACAAAAGATTGGGGATGATGCTTTGACAAAGAAAATGAGAAGGGCTATAGAAGAGCTTAGCAGTGGTATAGTTAACAAGCTGCTTCATGGTCCATTGCAGCACTTGAGATGCGATGGCAGTGACAGTAGAACACTTGATGAGACCCTTGAAAATATGCATGCGCTAAATCGGATGTTCAGTCTAGACACTGAGAAAGCAATCATGGAGCAAAAGATTAAAGCCAAGGTGGAAAAAACTCGGAGTTAA